From a single Oncorhynchus keta strain PuntledgeMale-10-30-2019 unplaced genomic scaffold, Oket_V2 Un_contig_26780_pilon_pilon, whole genome shotgun sequence genomic region:
- the LOC127922705 gene encoding adhesive plaque matrix protein-like, producing MDPATTVPTTTSSYPPLATGSYQSLATGSLQSLATGSLQSLATGSLQSLATKTSSYQSLATKTSSYPSQATKSCSYPSQATKSSSYPSQATKSSSYPSQATKSRSYPSQATKSSSYPSQATKSSSYPSQATKSSSYPSQATKSSSYPSQATKSSSYPSQATKSSSYPLATKSSSSPSLATKTSSYQSLATKSSSSPSLATKTSSYQSQATKSSSYPSLATKSSSYQSLATKSSSYPSLATSAYPATTANSYPALANSHYPFPTTSPYPATNSSH from the coding sequence ATGGACCCAGCCACCACCGTCCCGACCACCACCAGTTCCTACCCGCCCCTGGCAACTGGCTCCTACCAGTCCCTGGCAACCGGCTCCCTCCAGTCCCTGGCAACCGGCTCCCTCCAGTCCCTGGCAACCGGCTCCCTCCAGTCCCTGGCAACCAAGACCAGTTCCTACCAGTCCCTGGCAACCAAGACCAGTTCCTACCCGTCCCAGGCAACCAAGTCCTGTTCCTACCCGTCCCAGGCAACCAAGTCCAGTTCCTACCCGTCCCAGGCAACCAAGTCCAGTTCCTACCCGTCCCAGGCAACCAAGTCCCGTTCCTACCCGTCCCAGGCAACCAAGTCCAGTTCCTACCCGTCCCAGGCAACCAAGTCCAGTTCCTACCCGTCCCAGGCAACCAAGTCCAGTTCCTACCCGTCCCAGGCAACCAAGTCCAGTTCCTACCCGTCCCAGGCAACCAAGTCCAGTTCCTACCCGTCCCAGGCAACCAAGTCCAGTTCCTACCCCCTGGCAACCAAGTCCAGTTCCTCCCCGTCCCTGGCAACCAAGACCAGTTCCTACCAGTCCCTGGCAACCAAGTCCAGTTCCTCCCCGTCCCTGGCAACCAAGACCAGTTCCTACCAGTCCCAGGCAACCAAGTCCAGTTCCTACCCATCCCTGGCAACCAAGTCCAGTTCCTACCAGTCCTTGGCAACCAAGTCCAGTTCCTACCCGTCCCTGGCAACCAGCGCCTACCCGGCCACTACTGCCAATTCCTACCCGGCCCTGGCAAACAGCCACTACCCATtccccaccaccagcccctacccAGCCACCAACAGCTCCCACTGA